A stretch of the Sphingobacterium thalpophilum genome encodes the following:
- the mraZ gene encoding division/cell wall cluster transcriptional repressor MraZ → MTQLIGEFECKLDAKGRMVLPAALKRQMPHVERDGLVVNRGFEKHLVFYPREEWDLMTAKLAKLNQFDPKVRAFVRAFTRGASELTLDAAGRVLLPKSLLEFAGITTELVLACQFNKIEVWSKQGYDDLMGDGGIEDISALAAEVMGDIDFGM, encoded by the coding sequence ATGACTCAGTTGATCGGAGAATTCGAATGCAAGCTAGACGCCAAAGGAAGGATGGTGTTGCCGGCTGCGCTCAAGAGGCAGATGCCTCATGTTGAGCGAGATGGGCTTGTAGTGAATCGCGGTTTTGAGAAACATTTGGTTTTTTATCCACGGGAGGAATGGGATTTAATGACTGCTAAATTGGCTAAGTTAAATCAGTTTGATCCGAAAGTGCGGGCATTTGTACGTGCTTTTACGCGTGGAGCGAGCGAACTGACATTGGATGCCGCCGGAAGGGTGCTACTGCCAAAGAGTTTGTTGGAGTTTGCGGGTATCACAACCGAGCTGGTGCTGGCTTGTCAGTTTAATAAAATTGAGGTATGGTCTAAACAAGGTTATGATGATCTGATGGGTGATGGCGGAATAGAAGATATTTCGGCTTTGGCAGCAGAAGTCATGGGAGATATTGATTTTGGAATGTAA
- the rsmH gene encoding 16S rRNA (cytosine(1402)-N(4))-methyltransferase RsmH, producing MESVYHVPVMLQECMDALAIKPSGIYVDVTFGGGGHSREILNRLGPEGKLFAFDQDPDALANVIDDPRFTLIHQNFRFLKNSLRLYGVRYVDGILADLGVSSHQFDAADRGFSIRFDADLDMRMDRVSDLDAKTVLATYPEEELHRIFGMYGEIMNAKSLAKTIVTARLVQPIHTVAELKEVIRRLVPKGKEHKYHAQVFQALRIEVNRELEALQEFLLQSVGCLRAGGRLAVMSYHSLEDRLVKNFMAKGKFKGEVDKDFYGNEIKPFHVLSRKAITASPHELAVNNRSRSAKLRIAEKLDLS from the coding sequence ATGGAGAGTGTGTATCATGTTCCGGTAATGTTGCAAGAGTGCATGGATGCGCTGGCTATCAAGCCCAGCGGTATTTATGTGGACGTGACTTTCGGTGGGGGTGGCCATTCCCGTGAAATTTTAAACCGGCTTGGGCCTGAGGGTAAGCTCTTTGCATTCGATCAGGATCCGGATGCGTTAGCGAACGTGATTGATGATCCTCGTTTTACCTTGATTCATCAGAATTTTAGGTTTTTAAAAAATAGTCTCCGTTTGTATGGTGTGCGTTATGTGGATGGTATTTTGGCCGATCTGGGTGTTTCGTCACATCAGTTTGATGCGGCAGATCGTGGATTCTCAATCCGCTTTGATGCGGATCTGGATATGCGTATGGACCGGGTTAGTGATCTAGATGCAAAAACAGTGCTGGCAACTTATCCGGAGGAGGAGCTGCACCGTATTTTCGGGATGTATGGGGAAATTATGAATGCCAAGTCATTGGCCAAGACGATTGTTACCGCACGGCTGGTGCAGCCAATACATACAGTAGCGGAGCTTAAGGAGGTGATCCGCCGCCTGGTTCCGAAAGGGAAGGAGCATAAATACCACGCGCAGGTGTTTCAGGCATTGCGGATAGAAGTCAATCGTGAGCTGGAGGCTTTACAGGAATTTCTACTGCAGTCAGTGGGGTGCTTGCGTGCCGGAGGTCGTCTTGCAGTGATGTCATATCACTCGTTGGAAGATCGTTTGGTCAAAAATTTTATGGCCAAAGGGAAATTTAAAGGAGAGGTGGACAAAGATTTTTATGGAAATGAGATCAAGCCATTTCATGTATTGAGTCGTAAAGCGATTACGGCTTCGCCGCATGAGCTGGCGGTGAATAATAGATCGCGCAGTGCGAAACTGCGTATTGCTGAAAAGTTGGATTTGTCTTAA
- a CDS encoding FtsL-like putative cell division protein, translating to MSRNTIRQKELSEEVQDELQETVEEKAEETEAFIKTLFTVGDLSLNKILEYLPFGAFIAFLMLLYISNRHFAERTIRSIDKVSKEVKELGWDHKSLSAELMKMSTQTEIAKRVDSLGLKERLEPPIKIEVIEKKEDK from the coding sequence ATGAGCAGGAATACAATAAGACAGAAAGAATTGAGCGAAGAAGTTCAGGATGAACTACAAGAAACTGTTGAGGAAAAGGCAGAGGAAACAGAAGCGTTTATTAAAACGCTTTTTACCGTTGGAGACCTTTCCTTAAACAAAATATTGGAGTATCTGCCTTTCGGAGCTTTTATCGCCTTTCTTATGCTGTTGTATATCTCAAATCGTCATTTTGCGGAGCGGACCATTCGAAGCATCGATAAAGTGAGCAAAGAGGTCAAAGAACTGGGCTGGGACCATAAGTCGCTTTCTGCCGAACTCATGAAAATGTCTACCCAGACGGAGATTGCGAAACGGGTGGATTCTTTGGGGCTGAAAGAACGATTGGAGCCACCGATCAAGATCGAAGTAATAGAGAAAAAAGAAGATAAATAG